In Halapricum desulfuricans, a single window of DNA contains:
- a CDS encoding ABC transporter ATP-binding protein, which translates to MTITVRDATLAYDTTPVLEDVSLRVEDGQLLGLLGPNGVGKTSLLRAIDGLLEPERGQITLDGVEVDDLSRKEIARQIGYLPQVERAETHSTVFETVLLGRTPHFGWRPDETDRQAVQRALERLGIADLATRPMATLSGGQRRTALLARALVGGPEALLLDEPTSGLDLKHQHEVMGRLRSAVHESDRAGVVAIHDLDLATRFCDRYALLSDGGVFAAGGKDVLTAEAIETVYDIPVEVVTRNGHREIVPTEPDGGW; encoded by the coding sequence ATGACGATCACGGTCCGAGACGCGACGCTCGCGTACGACACGACACCGGTCCTCGAGGACGTGAGCCTCCGGGTCGAGGACGGCCAGCTCCTGGGATTGCTCGGTCCCAACGGCGTGGGCAAGACCTCGCTGTTGCGGGCGATCGACGGCCTGCTCGAACCCGAGCGCGGACAGATAACCCTCGACGGCGTCGAGGTCGACGATCTGTCCCGAAAGGAAATAGCCAGACAGATCGGCTATCTCCCGCAGGTCGAGCGCGCCGAGACCCATTCGACCGTCTTCGAGACGGTGTTGCTCGGGCGGACGCCGCACTTCGGCTGGCGGCCCGACGAGACCGACAGGCAGGCCGTCCAGCGAGCGCTGGAGCGTCTCGGGATCGCGGATCTCGCAACGCGACCGATGGCGACGCTCAGCGGGGGCCAGCGCCGCACGGCCCTGCTCGCACGGGCGCTGGTTGGCGGGCCCGAGGCGCTGTTGCTCGACGAACCGACCAGCGGGCTCGATCTCAAACACCAGCACGAGGTCATGGGTCGGCTCCGCTCGGCCGTACACGAGTCCGATCGGGCCGGCGTCGTCGCGATCCACGACCTCGATCTCGCGACCCGGTTCTGTGACCGCTACGCGCTGCTGTCGGACGGCGGCGTGTTCGCGGCCGGCGGCAAGGACGTCCTGACCGCCGAGGCCATCGAGACGGTCTACGACATCCCCGTGGAGGTCGTCACGCGGAACGGACACCGCGAGATCGTTCCGACTGAACCCGACGGCGGCTGGTAG
- a CDS encoding ABC transporter substrate-binding protein — MSPNDRDGQAKWATATRRKVIGSIGALGVAGVAGCTSSGTEDEAPSSGTDDESPGGGTESTNTVEDATSRTVTVPSTVEDVVAVGPGMLNLVAMLDAVEMVAGVEKPEHTWARNIPYNIANPELRERQVIGPHKGGDAELIAEADPDVVVATYFTAGTANQLQGKIDCPVVVIKADSRPLHRLDGAYEDLRFLADMLGRSDRAEAVVEFFESRREDLRQRSEGVSQARRPVAYYAGRSSEGGAGATSTQHPFAPFAFVGADNAADAIEGHKTVSEEELLRWDPDVVFVAGSNRDRVLEAFDSGKYATLSAVESGDLYGLLPTRFYGNLYGNTLADAYYVGSVLYPDAFSDVDPIEQANEIHRTLFGTAVYDQLAEQFGGFEQLTV; from the coding sequence ATGAGTCCGAACGACCGCGACGGACAGGCGAAGTGGGCGACCGCCACACGACGGAAGGTCATCGGTTCCATCGGAGCACTCGGCGTCGCCGGCGTCGCCGGCTGCACGAGCAGCGGGACTGAGGACGAAGCCCCGAGCAGCGGGACCGACGACGAGAGTCCGGGCGGGGGGACTGAAAGCACAAACACGGTCGAAGACGCGACGAGCCGGACAGTGACGGTGCCATCGACCGTCGAGGACGTGGTCGCCGTCGGGCCCGGGATGCTCAACCTCGTCGCGATGCTCGACGCTGTCGAGATGGTCGCCGGCGTCGAAAAGCCCGAACACACCTGGGCACGAAACATTCCGTACAACATCGCAAACCCCGAGTTACGCGAACGGCAAGTCATCGGTCCGCACAAGGGCGGCGACGCGGAACTCATCGCCGAGGCCGACCCGGACGTGGTCGTCGCGACGTATTTCACGGCCGGGACGGCCAATCAGCTTCAGGGGAAAATCGACTGCCCGGTCGTCGTCATCAAGGCCGACAGTCGGCCGTTGCACCGTCTCGACGGGGCTTACGAGGACCTTCGTTTCCTGGCGGACATGCTCGGACGGAGCGACCGGGCTGAAGCGGTCGTTGAGTTCTTCGAGTCTCGGCGCGAGGACCTCCGACAGCGCAGCGAGGGCGTCTCCCAGGCACGGCGTCCGGTGGCGTACTACGCCGGACGGAGCTCCGAGGGCGGTGCGGGTGCGACCTCCACCCAGCACCCGTTCGCGCCTTTCGCGTTCGTGGGGGCGGACAACGCCGCCGACGCCATCGAGGGTCACAAGACGGTCAGCGAAGAGGAACTGCTCCGGTGGGATCCCGACGTGGTCTTCGTCGCCGGTTCGAACCGTGATCGGGTCCTCGAGGCGTTCGATTCCGGCAAATACGCGACGCTCAGTGCCGTGGAGTCCGGCGACCTGTACGGGCTCTTGCCGACCCGATTCTACGGGAACCTCTACGGAAATACGCTCGCTGATGCCTATTACGTCGGTTCCGTGCTCTACCCGGACGCCTTCAGCGACGTCGATCCGATCGAGCAGGCAAACGAGATCCACCGGACGCTGTTCGGGACCGCTGTCTACGACCAGTTGGCCGAACAGTTCGGTGGCTTCGAGCAGCTGACGGTGTGA
- a CDS encoding FecCD family ABC transporter permease — protein sequence MAGSDESAQASEGTTRQAEGAAQRYLSRVDRRRQFLVGSGIALAIASLAAVALGPTTIAPGDVVRIVLAGPNVETVDATIVWNIRLPRVVGAIVIGVGLSLAGTVMQSVLNNPLGSPYTLGLSHAAMFGAAVAIVGLDGGTMAAESLGLGAFDPYVVTASAFLASMASAGIILALAKYRGASPETMILTGIAIGSLCTAATTAIQYFASQSDLASIVFWSFGDVGRMTWRTVGILTVVVVLGLGYTLRHSWTYNALDAGDETARSVGVNVDAARNRGMVLASLITALAVAFVGIVGFVGLVVPHLVRKVIGNDKAFLLPASASVGALLLVVSDTAARTALAPTVLPVGIVTSFVGAPFFIYLVVRGKEYWSQ from the coding sequence ATGGCCGGGTCCGACGAATCGGCCCAGGCGTCCGAGGGGACGACCCGGCAGGCCGAGGGGGCGGCTCAGCGGTATCTCTCCCGGGTTGACAGGCGACGACAGTTCCTCGTGGGGTCGGGCATCGCGCTGGCGATCGCCTCGCTGGCCGCGGTCGCACTCGGGCCGACGACGATCGCGCCCGGAGACGTGGTCCGGATCGTCCTCGCCGGACCGAACGTTGAGACGGTCGACGCGACGATCGTCTGGAACATCCGACTGCCGCGGGTCGTCGGGGCGATCGTCATCGGTGTGGGCCTGTCGCTCGCGGGCACAGTCATGCAGAGCGTCCTCAACAATCCCCTCGGATCGCCGTACACGCTGGGGCTATCCCACGCCGCGATGTTCGGCGCGGCGGTCGCAATCGTCGGCCTCGACGGAGGCACGATGGCGGCCGAATCGCTCGGACTCGGCGCATTCGACCCGTACGTGGTGACTGCCAGTGCCTTTCTCGCGTCGATGGCGTCGGCCGGCATCATCCTGGCGCTGGCGAAGTACCGCGGCGCGTCGCCGGAGACGATGATCCTGACCGGGATCGCGATCGGCTCGCTGTGTACCGCGGCCACGACTGCGATCCAGTATTTCGCCTCGCAGAGCGATCTGGCCTCGATCGTGTTCTGGTCGTTCGGCGACGTCGGTCGGATGACCTGGCGCACTGTGGGGATCCTGACGGTCGTCGTCGTCCTCGGTCTGGGCTACACGCTCCGGCACAGCTGGACGTACAACGCGCTGGACGCGGGCGACGAAACCGCCCGGAGCGTCGGCGTGAACGTCGACGCGGCCCGCAACCGCGGGATGGTCCTCGCGTCGCTGATCACGGCCCTTGCGGTAGCGTTCGTCGGCATCGTCGGGTTCGTCGGGCTGGTGGTCCCGCACCTCGTCCGGAAAGTGATCGGCAACGACAAAGCCTTCCTGTTGCCGGCGTCGGCGTCCGTCGGGGCGCTGTTGCTCGTCGTCTCCGATACCGCCGCCCGGACGGCACTGGCACCGACGGTGTTGCCGGTCGGGATCGTCACCTCGTTCGTCGGTGCACCGTTTTTCATCTACCTCGTCGTCCGCGGCAAGGAGTACTGGAGCCAATGA
- a CDS encoding DUF5786 family protein, which produces MGFGSYDESEQENQQSDADYDDDEAVNVHNNDHDGRVDFEAEADQDELLDKLQQMKD; this is translated from the coding sequence ATGGGCTTCGGTAGTTACGACGAATCCGAGCAGGAGAACCAGCAAAGCGACGCCGATTACGACGACGACGAAGCCGTCAACGTCCACAACAACGACCACGACGGGCGCGTCGACTTCGAAGCCGAAGCGGACCAGGACGAACTGCTGGACAAACTCCAGCAGATGAAAGACTAG
- a CDS encoding nucleoside-triphosphatase, giving the protein MHVLLTGDRNAGKTTVVEATVSRLRQRGVTPVGFYTAGGPERLELVAAGTDERIPFATQADDADGIEVGRYTIDPAAIKRGLNLARQDGDVLVADEIGRLEQRGGGFAPLLDDLRPDRFRGVLVSVRTGLTGFVADAFPDEQSPEIIEVTPSNRSALPDRVVAQLLGR; this is encoded by the coding sequence ATGCACGTGCTCCTGACTGGCGACCGCAACGCCGGAAAGACGACCGTCGTCGAGGCGACAGTCTCGCGGCTCCGCCAGCGTGGCGTGACGCCCGTCGGGTTCTACACCGCCGGCGGGCCCGAACGACTCGAACTTGTCGCCGCCGGGACGGACGAACGGATCCCTTTCGCGACGCAGGCCGACGACGCCGACGGTATCGAGGTGGGGCGCTACACGATCGACCCGGCCGCGATCAAGCGCGGGCTCAATCTCGCTCGGCAGGACGGTGACGTGCTCGTCGCGGACGAGATCGGTCGTCTCGAACAGCGCGGCGGCGGGTTCGCCCCGCTGCTCGATGACCTCCGCCCCGATCGCTTCCGCGGCGTATTGGTTTCCGTCCGGACGGGGCTGACCGGGTTCGTCGCCGACGCGTTTCCCGACGAGCAGTCTCCCGAGATAATCGAAGTGACCCCGTCGAACCGCTCGGCGCTGCCCGATCGCGTCGTCGCGCAGTTGCTCGGGCGGTGA
- a CDS encoding HEWD family protein, with amino-acid sequence MATVVPPSRRECERCGRVDVWDDERMNWTILEKDSEKLAGDPQCIHEWDINGSYNPFESDE; translated from the coding sequence ATGGCCACTGTCGTACCCCCCTCCCGGCGCGAGTGTGAACGGTGTGGACGCGTCGACGTCTGGGACGACGAACGAATGAACTGGACGATCCTCGAAAAAGATAGCGAAAAACTCGCCGGCGACCCACAGTGCATCCACGAGTGGGATATCAACGGATCGTACAACCCGTTCGAATCCGACGAGTGA
- a CDS encoding ATP-binding protein, whose product MSDERTITVAEVSDGPGGSGEPGSDVSLPVIELLTGRGFVTGKSGSGKSNTASVIAENLLDSGFGLLIVDIDGEYYGLKEEYEILHVGADEECDIQVTTEHAEKIAGLALEENVPIILDISSFLDDDEAEQLLTEVSKHLFAKAKKLKQPFLLLVEEVHEWIPENGSVSEAGKMLIKIGKRGRKHGLGVVGISQRPADVKKDYITQCDWLVWHRLTWNNDTKVVRRVLDGEYADAVEDLGDGEAFLMTDWSESIRRVQFHRKQTFDAGATPGLDDFERPELKSVSDDLVSELQEISEEERQREDTIAELREELDKKNSRIAELERELQDARDLSRMADQFVDAMLDQVEGASPGRTETERMRARRQRREEQDTTDEEALEFEPFEAPADLEESADALDFSDADMPAFGFETGSHGSEGSDDEAIAEAVGAVDGTDESSVDRPMPAAVSSLRTEIRNLDEKARRMLAHYDEQGPATPLDAHFVAGGTGDRTDAYAHNRRLRTAGLIEHVGRGNYDVCLRKRLDETTNGRLAENELDAFRDELAIAFGRTDSDRD is encoded by the coding sequence ATGAGCGACGAGCGGACGATCACGGTCGCGGAGGTGAGCGACGGCCCGGGCGGTTCCGGCGAACCCGGCTCCGACGTCTCGCTCCCAGTTATCGAGTTACTGACTGGTCGAGGATTTGTCACTGGAAAAAGTGGTAGCGGTAAGAGTAACACCGCCTCGGTCATCGCCGAGAACCTGCTCGACTCCGGGTTCGGCCTGTTGATCGTCGACATCGACGGCGAGTACTACGGTCTCAAAGAGGAATACGAGATCCTCCACGTCGGGGCCGACGAGGAGTGTGACATTCAGGTAACGACCGAGCACGCCGAGAAGATCGCGGGGCTGGCCCTCGAGGAGAACGTGCCGATCATTCTGGACATCTCGTCGTTCCTGGACGACGACGAGGCCGAACAGTTGCTGACTGAGGTCTCGAAACACCTCTTCGCGAAGGCCAAGAAGCTCAAACAGCCGTTCCTGTTGCTGGTCGAGGAGGTCCACGAGTGGATCCCCGAAAACGGGTCGGTCAGCGAGGCCGGCAAGATGCTGATCAAGATCGGCAAGCGCGGGCGCAAACACGGACTCGGCGTCGTCGGGATCAGCCAGCGCCCCGCCGACGTCAAGAAAGACTACATCACTCAGTGTGACTGGCTCGTCTGGCATCGATTGACGTGGAACAACGACACGAAGGTCGTCCGGCGCGTACTCGACGGTGAGTACGCCGACGCGGTCGAGGACCTCGGCGACGGCGAGGCCTTCCTGATGACCGACTGGTCGGAGTCGATTCGGCGAGTGCAGTTCCATCGCAAGCAGACCTTCGACGCCGGGGCGACGCCCGGGCTGGACGACTTCGAGCGCCCGGAACTGAAGTCCGTCAGCGACGATCTCGTCTCGGAGCTACAGGAGATCAGCGAGGAGGAGCGCCAGCGCGAGGACACGATCGCGGAACTGCGGGAGGAACTGGACAAGAAGAACTCCCGGATCGCCGAACTCGAGCGCGAACTCCAGGACGCGCGCGACCTGAGCCGGATGGCCGACCAGTTCGTCGACGCGATGTTGGATCAGGTCGAGGGTGCCAGCCCCGGCCGGACCGAGACCGAGCGCATGCGCGCCCGTCGACAGCGCCGCGAGGAGCAGGACACGACCGACGAGGAGGCGCTCGAGTTCGAGCCGTTCGAGGCGCCCGCTGACCTCGAGGAGTCGGCCGACGCGCTGGATTTTTCCGACGCCGACATGCCGGCGTTCGGGTTCGAGACCGGATCGCACGGTTCCGAAGGCAGCGACGACGAGGCGATCGCCGAGGCGGTCGGAGCCGTCGACGGGACCGACGAATCGTCGGTCGATCGCCCGATGCCGGCCGCGGTGTCGTCGCTTCGAACGGAGATCCGGAACCTCGACGAGAAGGCTCGACGGATGCTGGCGCACTACGACGAGCAGGGGCCGGCGACGCCGCTCGACGCACATTTCGTCGCCGGGGGGACTGGCGACCGGACTGACGCCTACGCACACAACCGGCGGCTCCGGACTGCGGGGCTGATCGAACACGTCGGCCGCGGGAACTACGACGTCTGTCTCCGGAAGCGACTCGACGAGACGACGAACGGCCGACTCGCTGAGAACGAACTCGACGCGTTCCGGGACGAACTGGCTATCGCCTTCGGTCGAACCGATAGCGACCGGGACTAG
- a CDS encoding carbonic anhydrase: MNQTLVDLLERNLVHAETFEGRFDDVQDGQRPDAVTVCCSDSRVLQDGMWDNDRPGQLFTCANIGNRVVQRTAEGEVVSGDVLYPIAHTGTELAIVVGHTGCGAVTATYDQLTEGLSEPPGIEHSIGLLAPQLQDGVEALPDGIDRETAINRLVEYNVDRQVELLVESDDVPDSVTAVGVVYDFQDVYSGRRGEVHVVNVDGTRAVDALRRAYPELADRVNRLWEYDR, from the coding sequence ATGAATCAGACTCTCGTCGACCTTCTGGAGCGCAACCTCGTTCACGCCGAGACGTTCGAGGGACGTTTCGACGACGTGCAGGACGGCCAGCGGCCCGACGCTGTCACCGTCTGCTGTTCGGATTCGCGGGTGCTACAGGACGGGATGTGGGACAACGACCGGCCGGGGCAGCTCTTTACGTGTGCCAACATCGGCAATCGCGTCGTTCAGCGGACGGCCGAGGGCGAGGTCGTCTCCGGCGACGTGCTCTATCCGATCGCTCACACCGGGACCGAACTCGCGATCGTCGTCGGTCACACGGGCTGTGGCGCGGTCACGGCGACGTACGATCAGTTGACCGAGGGGCTCTCGGAACCGCCCGGTATCGAACACTCGATCGGGTTGCTGGCCCCCCAACTTCAGGACGGAGTCGAGGCACTCCCGGACGGCATCGACCGCGAGACGGCGATCAACCGGCTCGTCGAGTACAACGTCGACCGACAGGTCGAACTGCTCGTCGAGAGCGACGACGTTCCGGACTCGGTCACCGCGGTCGGCGTCGTCTACGACTTTCAGGATGTCTACAGTGGGCGGCGCGGTGAAGTACACGTCGTCAACGTCGACGGGACGCGAGCGGTCGATGCCCTCCGACGGGCGTATCCCGAACTCGCGGACAGAGTCAACCGCCTCTGGGAATACGACCGGTAG
- a CDS encoding beta-CASP ribonuclease aCPSF1 yields MSRVDQKLEEIEETIRNEVPAGISISDVTFEGPELVVYTRDPKQFAQDGDLVRRLASKLRKRITVRPDPDVLTRPEDAREQIESVIPEQAGVTDLDFHADTGEVVIEAEKPGLVIGRHGATMREITQEVGWTPEVVRTPPIESSTVANVRNFLKQERDERRDILERIGRQIHREEMSDDQWVRITTLGCCREVGRAAFIVSTPETRVLVDCGDKPGAEGEVPYLQVPEALGAGASSLDAVVLTHAHLDHSALIPLLFKYGYDGPIYTTEPTRDLMGLLTLDYLDVAAKEGRTPPYDSEMVREAIKHTIPIEYGDVTDISPDIKLTLHNAGHILGSSIAHFHIGDGLYNIAFSGDIHYEDTRLFNGAVNEFPRVETLVLESTYGGRNDYQTDQEDSERKLKEVINDTYEKDGKILIPAFAVGRSQEIMLVLEEAMREGDIPEMPVHLDGMIWEATAIHTTYPEYLRDDLRDRIFHEDENPFLAEQFNHIDGGEDERREVADGDPAIILSTSGMVTGGPIMSWLEHLGSDADSKLVFVGYQAQGTLGRRIQNGWDEIPVGNGTGRSNTMKMRMDVETVDGFSGHADRQGLENFVKTMNPRPEKVLCVHGDESSVQDLSSALYHEYNLRTFAPKNLETFRFL; encoded by the coding sequence ATGAGCAGGGTAGACCAGAAACTCGAGGAGATTGAGGAAACGATTCGCAACGAGGTACCGGCCGGCATCTCGATTTCGGACGTCACGTTCGAGGGGCCGGAACTGGTCGTTTACACGCGCGATCCCAAGCAGTTCGCCCAGGACGGCGACCTCGTCCGGCGGCTCGCCTCGAAACTGCGCAAGCGGATCACCGTCCGTCCCGACCCGGATGTGCTCACTCGACCCGAGGACGCACGCGAGCAGATCGAGTCGGTTATCCCCGAGCAGGCAGGTGTCACGGACCTCGACTTCCACGCCGACACCGGCGAGGTCGTCATCGAGGCCGAGAAACCGGGCCTCGTGATCGGTCGCCACGGCGCGACGATGCGCGAGATTACACAGGAGGTCGGATGGACGCCCGAGGTCGTTCGGACCCCGCCGATCGAGTCCTCGACGGTGGCGAACGTCCGGAACTTCCTCAAGCAGGAGCGCGACGAACGCCGCGACATCCTGGAGCGGATCGGTCGCCAGATCCACCGCGAGGAGATGTCCGACGACCAGTGGGTCCGGATCACGACGCTCGGCTGCTGCCGGGAAGTCGGCCGAGCGGCGTTCATCGTCTCGACGCCCGAGACGCGCGTGCTGGTCGACTGTGGCGACAAGCCGGGCGCCGAAGGGGAAGTGCCCTACCTCCAAGTGCCGGAAGCGCTCGGTGCCGGCGCGAGTTCGCTTGACGCCGTCGTACTGACTCACGCCCACCTCGATCACTCGGCGCTCATTCCGCTGCTGTTCAAGTACGGTTACGACGGCCCGATCTACACGACGGAGCCGACCCGCGATCTGATGGGGCTGCTCACGCTGGATTACCTCGACGTCGCCGCCAAGGAGGGACGCACCCCGCCGTACGACTCGGAGATGGTCCGGGAGGCGATCAAGCACACCATCCCGATCGAGTACGGCGACGTGACCGACATCTCCCCGGACATCAAGCTCACGCTGCACAACGCCGGGCACATCCTCGGCTCGTCGATCGCGCACTTCCACATCGGCGACGGCCTGTACAACATCGCCTTCTCCGGCGACATCCACTACGAGGACACTCGGCTGTTCAACGGCGCGGTCAACGAGTTCCCGCGCGTCGAGACGCTCGTCCTCGAATCGACCTACGGCGGCCGCAACGACTACCAGACCGACCAGGAAGACTCCGAGCGCAAACTCAAGGAGGTCATCAACGACACCTACGAGAAGGACGGGAAGATCCTGATTCCCGCGTTCGCGGTCGGCCGCTCCCAGGAGATCATGCTCGTCCTCGAAGAGGCGATGCGGGAGGGCGATATCCCGGAGATGCCGGTTCACCTGGACGGGATGATCTGGGAGGCGACGGCCATCCACACGACCTATCCGGAGTACCTGCGCGACGATCTGCGGGATCGGATCTTCCACGAGGACGAGAACCCGTTCCTCGCCGAGCAGTTCAACCACATCGACGGCGGCGAAGACGAGCGCCGGGAGGTCGCCGATGGCGATCCGGCGATCATCCTCTCGACGTCGGGGATGGTCACCGGCGGTCCGATCATGTCCTGGCTCGAACACCTCGGCTCGGATGCGGACTCGAAACTCGTGTTCGTCGGGTATCAGGCCCAGGGGACGCTCGGCCGGCGGATCCAGAACGGCTGGGACGAGATCCCCGTCGGCAACGGTACCGGCCGGTCGAACACGATGAAAATGCGAATGGACGTCGAGACTGTCGACGGCTTCTCCGGCCACGCCGACCGTCAGGGTCTGGAGAACTTCGTGAAGACGATGAATCCCCGTCCGGAGAAGGTCCTCTGTGTCCACGGCGACGAATCGTCCGTGCAGGACCTGTCCTCGGCGCTGTATCACGAGTACAACCTGCGGACGTTCGCGCCGAAGAACCTTGAGACGTTCAGGTTCCTGTAG